A genomic window from Bradyrhizobium lupini includes:
- a CDS encoding TRAP transporter small permease codes for MSHGPLPDRDDQVNAAARTGLAAAIDRGLAILNNIIVVFAAIALIAACAILSYSVLSRALFKAANYWQDEAAVFLLVGATFMTAAYVQQNRGHIGIEAFVGLLSPLANRIRLWLVDAVTLLFCAFFAWKSWTLAHEAYVDGQVSNSMWSPPLAIPYSLMAFGMSLLCVQILVQLALPFAGARRS; via the coding sequence ATGAGCCACGGTCCGCTTCCGGATCGTGACGACCAGGTAAACGCTGCCGCAAGGACCGGCCTTGCGGCAGCGATCGATCGCGGTCTCGCCATCCTCAACAACATCATCGTCGTGTTCGCCGCGATTGCGCTGATCGCCGCCTGCGCCATCCTGAGCTACAGCGTGCTCAGCCGCGCCTTGTTCAAGGCTGCCAATTACTGGCAGGACGAGGCCGCGGTGTTCCTGCTGGTCGGCGCGACCTTCATGACGGCCGCCTACGTGCAGCAGAACCGCGGTCACATCGGCATCGAGGCCTTCGTCGGCCTGCTCTCACCACTGGCGAACCGGATCAGGCTCTGGCTGGTCGATGCCGTGACGCTTCTGTTCTGCGCTTTCTTCGCCTGGAAGTCCTGGACACTGGCGCATGAAGCCTATGTCGACGGCCAGGTCTCGAACTCGATGTGGTCGCCGCCGCTGGCCATCCCCTATTCGCTAATGGCGTTCGGCATGAGCCTGCTCTGCGTCCAGATCCTCGTGCAGCTTGCGCTGCCTTTCGCTGGAGCCAGGCGTTCATGA
- a CDS encoding TRAP transporter large permease has protein sequence MSVFGIGLAYGIATLVVMFSGMPIAFALGAVAVVFMGIYMPAASLDTVTQNVYEEMASITLLSIPLFILKGAAIGKSRAGQDLYSALHAWLHRVPGGLGVANVFACALFAAMAGSSPATCSAIGSAGIPEMRKRGYSGGFAAGIIAAGGTLGILLPPSITMILFAVAAEKSLGRLFLAGIGPGLLLVSLFGVYAVIRFRQEYAAAEAIYKNGGPEAAILARDEYTLAERFSVLPRVIPFVLLLTGVMIALYGGYATPSETAGLGGLLALALIAAIYSVWRPSDLAPILKSTIRESTMLMMIIGMSLLYSYVMSYLHISQSAAESVVAMHLPRWGLLFAVLVMVVVLGFFLPPVSIILMTAPIILPPLRAANFDIIWFGVVMTIVMEMGLIHPPVGLNIFVIRNVAPDIPLREVIWGTLPFVLLMMLAVLLLCFVPGISTALPDLVMGPDGSR, from the coding sequence ATGAGCGTTTTCGGTATCGGCCTCGCCTACGGGATCGCGACGCTGGTCGTGATGTTTTCAGGCATGCCGATCGCGTTCGCGCTCGGCGCGGTCGCAGTCGTGTTCATGGGCATCTACATGCCCGCCGCCTCTCTCGACACGGTGACGCAGAATGTCTACGAGGAAATGGCCTCGATCACGCTGCTGTCGATCCCGCTCTTCATCCTGAAGGGCGCCGCGATCGGCAAGTCGCGCGCCGGCCAGGATCTCTACTCGGCCCTGCACGCCTGGCTGCACCGCGTCCCCGGCGGGCTCGGCGTCGCCAATGTGTTCGCCTGCGCGCTGTTTGCGGCGATGGCGGGCTCCTCGCCCGCGACCTGCTCGGCAATCGGCTCGGCCGGCATCCCCGAGATGCGCAAGCGCGGCTATTCCGGCGGCTTCGCCGCGGGGATCATCGCCGCCGGCGGCACGCTCGGCATTCTGCTACCGCCGTCGATCACAATGATCCTGTTTGCGGTCGCCGCCGAAAAATCGCTAGGACGGCTGTTCCTCGCCGGTATCGGGCCCGGCCTGCTGCTGGTCTCGCTGTTCGGCGTTTACGCCGTGATCCGCTTCCGCCAGGAATACGCCGCGGCCGAAGCGATCTACAAGAACGGCGGCCCGGAAGCTGCGATCCTCGCCCGCGACGAGTACACGCTCGCGGAACGCTTCAGCGTGCTGCCGCGCGTGATCCCCTTCGTGCTGCTGCTCACCGGCGTCATGATCGCGCTCTATGGCGGCTACGCCACGCCGTCGGAGACCGCCGGCCTCGGCGGCCTCTTGGCGCTGGCATTGATCGCGGCGATCTACAGCGTGTGGCGGCCGAGCGACCTTGCCCCGATCCTGAAATCGACGATCCGGGAATCGACCATGCTGATGATGATCATCGGCATGTCGCTGCTCTATTCCTACGTGATGAGCTATCTGCACATCTCGCAATCGGCCGCCGAATCCGTCGTCGCGATGCATTTGCCGCGCTGGGGGCTCTTGTTCGCGGTCCTCGTCATGGTCGTCGTGCTCGGTTTCTTCCTGCCGCCGGTCTCGATTATTCTCATGACCGCGCCGATCATCCTGCCGCCGCTCCGCGCCGCCAATTTCGACATCATCTGGTTCGGCGTCGTCATGACCATCGTGATGGAGATGGGACTGATCCATCCGCCTGTCGGCCTCAACATCTTCGTCATCCGCAACGTCGCGCCGGATATTCCCCTGCGCGAGGTGATCTGGGGCACGCTGCCGTTCGTGCTTTTGATGATGCTCGCGGTGCTGCTGCTCTGCTTCGTGCCGGGCATCTCGACCGCACTGCCGGACCTGGTGATGGGGCCGGACGGGAGCAGGTAG
- a CDS encoding hydroxymethylglutaryl-CoA lyase: MSDKVRIIEMGPRDGLQNEKTAVSVEARIAFIEALVAAGLNTVEVGAFVSPKAIPQMASSDAVLRGVRHLTSAEFHVLVPNEKGYDAACAAGAKIVSVFAAASEGFSRANINCTVAESIERFKPVLARARVDGVKVRGYISCVLGCPFDGDIKPKAVADLATTLWDLGCYEISLGDTIGVGTPDKAKEMLRAVSANIPPANLAMHFHDTYGQALANLYAGLEEGVRVIDAAAGGLGGCPYAPGATGNVATEDVVYMLGGMGIRTGVDMDRLLAATNEMSGVLGKPPVSRVASALNAKRKRASS, translated from the coding sequence ATGAGCGATAAGGTCCGCATCATCGAAATGGGGCCGCGTGACGGCCTCCAGAACGAGAAAACGGCGGTCAGTGTCGAAGCCCGGATCGCCTTCATCGAGGCGCTGGTCGCGGCCGGCCTCAATACAGTCGAGGTCGGCGCCTTCGTCTCGCCCAAGGCGATCCCGCAGATGGCGAGCTCGGACGCCGTGCTGCGCGGCGTTCGCCATTTGACCAGTGCCGAATTCCACGTGCTAGTGCCGAACGAGAAGGGCTATGACGCCGCGTGCGCGGCCGGCGCAAAGATCGTCTCGGTGTTCGCCGCGGCCTCCGAGGGCTTTTCGCGGGCCAACATCAATTGCACGGTCGCGGAGTCCATCGAACGGTTTAAGCCGGTGCTGGCGCGCGCCAGGGTCGATGGTGTCAAGGTCCGCGGCTATATCTCCTGCGTGCTGGGCTGTCCGTTCGACGGCGATATCAAGCCGAAGGCAGTTGCCGATCTCGCCACCACGCTGTGGGATCTCGGCTGCTACGAGATCTCGCTCGGCGACACGATCGGTGTCGGTACGCCTGATAAGGCCAAGGAGATGCTGCGGGCGGTCAGCGCCAACATCCCTCCCGCCAATCTCGCGATGCATTTTCACGACACCTACGGCCAGGCGCTCGCCAATCTCTATGCGGGGCTGGAGGAAGGCGTCCGCGTCATCGACGCCGCCGCCGGCGGCCTCGGCGGCTGCCCCTACGCGCCGGGCGCGACCGGCAACGTCGCGACCGAGGACGTCGTCTATATGCTCGGGGGCATGGGGATTAGGACGGGTGTCGATATGGACCGGTTGCTGGCGGCAACCAACGAGATGAGCGGCGTGCTGGGTAAGCCGCCGGTGAGCCGCGTGGCCTCCGCACTGAACGCGAAGAGGAAGCGCGCCAGCTCCTAG